One part of the Streptomyces nigra genome encodes these proteins:
- a CDS encoding nitrate- and nitrite sensing domain-containing protein, with protein MRRSKNSPEPSARGNFTPPPRGAAPAPVPGSEPTAAPASSGGRFSPRNWRVPTRLNAILLIPVIVGLVMGGFQVKSSIDTWQQAEDAENVALLVRAAEEYGNALLDERDLTAADLLQGKGATDTVTQLRSATDSAKEKFDQAAQNLPHTAALDRRMQLFRSNETKLAPLRQAAYTKAMDPVKTEEGYVAVQHSLMEFANELSLGTGNITSYGRTVYAVSLAKAAVSLQRSIGVHMLIRPSTKEAVVRQQSVSLVSYRYLEGIAINEFVSGATQDDVDQLDQIMAEQRKKIGDKGPAVDAGDSSSTQGGAYTAMPAADAMLQGIAAGTFTPEQLAAKGVTPKAWLGASTAKFEGYREIETDLVSKAVDEAASVSEDAKTDALITGAAVVVALLLAFILAGAVARQMSRAMRQLRNAAFGIAEQRLPMLVDQLSRTDPGRVDTRVAPIPITTRDEIGEVARAFDQVHREAVRLAAEQALLRGNINAIFTNLSRRNQSLIEGQLTLITDLENNEADPDQLENLFKLDHLATRMRRNGENLLVLAGEEPGRRWDQPVPLVDVLRAASSEVEQYERIELSGVPEAEIHGRAVTDLVHLLAELLENATTFSSPQTKVRVTATRLPDGRVMIEIHDKGIGLTAEDFADINHKLANPPTVDAAISQRMGLFVVGRLSDRHGIRVQLRPSGEQAGTTSLVMLPDAITHGGGGGEQQPLQDEFTVSQIIPEQQFQGGENFGQPMRTAAELGFDDSAYTEVPDDIRELDPVGRSLMREERRAALEAQSQGQDGSEAPAYDEFGQPAYDDRNGYAGHQDGYDQQQAYDEQRQHSYEEQQQAYGEQQRAAYEEPQQASYDDTYYAPNGGLSRDDTFSSNGGYQDSGYAEPAAEEPAARNGSGQDGFTAFDQRRHQDDWPQQDNYRDGYRDQYAPEAESSQAGDVTESDSVGFDRPGPAHSAPHAMTDAGLPRRGAAASGTNGTRPVRQEAPAPAPTQESNGDSGWRSQNDERWQQASALRKPKAGGVTSSGLPRRVPKANLVQGAAESTPQGGPQVSRAPEDVRGRLSNLRRGVQRGRSAGSETNGQGFGPDSTYNQER; from the coding sequence GTGAGGCGAAGCAAGAACAGTCCCGAGCCGTCGGCCCGGGGCAACTTCACCCCGCCGCCGCGCGGAGCGGCGCCCGCCCCTGTGCCCGGATCCGAGCCCACGGCCGCGCCGGCCTCGAGCGGCGGCCGTTTCTCGCCGCGCAACTGGCGCGTACCGACGCGGCTGAACGCGATCCTGCTCATACCCGTGATAGTCGGCCTCGTCATGGGTGGCTTCCAGGTCAAGAGCTCGATCGACACCTGGCAGCAGGCCGAGGACGCCGAGAACGTGGCCCTCCTGGTGCGCGCCGCCGAGGAGTACGGCAACGCCCTGCTGGACGAACGCGACCTCACCGCGGCCGACCTGCTCCAGGGCAAGGGCGCCACGGACACCGTGACCCAGCTGCGCTCGGCGACCGACAGCGCCAAGGAGAAGTTCGACCAGGCGGCACAGAACCTTCCGCACACGGCCGCACTCGACCGCCGTATGCAGCTCTTCCGGTCCAACGAGACCAAGCTGGCGCCCCTGCGCCAGGCCGCCTACACCAAGGCGATGGACCCGGTGAAGACCGAAGAGGGCTACGTCGCCGTCCAGCACTCCCTGATGGAGTTCGCCAACGAGCTCAGCCTGGGCACCGGCAACATCACCTCCTACGGCCGCACCGTCTACGCAGTCTCGCTCGCCAAGGCAGCCGTCTCGCTCCAGCGCTCGATCGGCGTGCACATGCTGATCCGGCCGAGCACCAAGGAGGCCGTGGTCCGTCAGCAGAGCGTCTCCCTCGTGTCGTACCGCTACCTCGAGGGCATCGCGATCAACGAGTTCGTCTCGGGCGCCACCCAGGACGACGTCGACCAGCTCGACCAGATCATGGCCGAGCAGCGTAAGAAGATCGGCGACAAGGGCCCGGCGGTCGACGCCGGTGACAGCAGCTCCACGCAGGGCGGCGCCTACACCGCCATGCCGGCCGCCGACGCCATGCTCCAGGGCATCGCCGCGGGCACCTTCACGCCGGAGCAGCTCGCCGCCAAGGGCGTCACGCCCAAGGCCTGGCTGGGCGCCTCCACCGCGAAGTTCGAGGGCTACCGCGAGATCGAGACCGACCTCGTGAGCAAGGCCGTGGACGAGGCCGCGAGCGTCTCCGAGGACGCCAAGACCGACGCCCTCATCACCGGTGCGGCCGTCGTGGTCGCCCTGCTCCTCGCGTTCATCCTGGCCGGCGCGGTCGCCCGGCAGATGTCCCGCGCGATGCGCCAGCTGCGCAACGCCGCCTTCGGCATCGCCGAGCAGCGCCTGCCGATGCTGGTCGACCAGCTCTCGCGCACCGACCCCGGCCGGGTCGACACGCGGGTCGCGCCCATCCCGATCACCACCCGCGACGAGATCGGCGAAGTCGCCCGCGCCTTCGACCAGGTCCACCGCGAGGCCGTCCGGCTCGCCGCCGAGCAGGCCCTGCTGCGGGGCAACATCAACGCGATCTTCACCAACCTGTCGCGCCGCAACCAGTCGCTGATCGAGGGCCAGCTGACCCTGATCACCGACCTGGAGAACAACGAGGCGGACCCGGACCAGCTGGAGAACCTCTTCAAGCTGGACCACCTCGCGACCCGTATGCGCCGCAACGGCGAGAACCTCCTGGTCCTCGCCGGCGAGGAGCCCGGCCGCCGCTGGGACCAGCCGGTCCCGCTGGTCGACGTGCTGCGCGCCGCCTCCTCCGAGGTGGAGCAGTACGAGCGCATCGAGCTGTCCGGCGTCCCGGAGGCCGAGATCCACGGCCGCGCGGTCACCGACCTCGTGCACCTGCTCGCCGAGCTGCTGGAGAACGCCACCACGTTCTCCTCGCCGCAGACCAAGGTGCGCGTCACCGCGACCCGTCTCCCCGACGGCCGCGTGATGATCGAGATCCACGACAAGGGCATCGGCCTCACCGCCGAGGACTTCGCGGACATCAACCACAAGCTGGCCAACCCGCCCACCGTCGACGCGGCGATATCCCAGCGCATGGGCCTGTTCGTGGTCGGCCGGCTGTCCGACCGGCACGGCATCCGGGTCCAGCTGCGCCCCTCGGGCGAGCAGGCCGGCACGACCTCGCTGGTCATGCTGCCGGACGCCATCACGCACGGTGGTGGCGGCGGCGAACAGCAGCCGCTGCAGGACGAGTTCACCGTCTCGCAGATCATCCCGGAGCAGCAGTTCCAGGGCGGCGAGAACTTCGGCCAGCCGATGCGTACGGCGGCGGAGCTCGGCTTCGACGACAGCGCCTACACCGAGGTCCCGGACGACATCCGCGAGCTCGACCCGGTCGGCCGCTCCCTGATGCGCGAGGAGCGCCGGGCGGCCCTGGAGGCCCAGTCGCAGGGCCAGGACGGCTCCGAGGCACCCGCCTACGACGAGTTCGGCCAGCCCGCCTACGACGACCGCAACGGCTACGCCGGCCACCAGGACGGCTACGACCAGCAGCAGGCGTACGACGAGCAGCGGCAGCACTCCTACGAGGAGCAGCAGCAGGCGTACGGCGAGCAGCAGCGCGCCGCCTACGAGGAGCCCCAGCAGGCGTCGTACGACGACACGTACTACGCGCCGAACGGCGGCCTGTCCCGCGACGACACCTTCTCGTCCAACGGCGGCTACCAGGACTCCGGCTATGCGGAGCCCGCGGCCGAGGAGCCGGCGGCGCGCAACGGCTCCGGCCAGGACGGTTTCACGGCCTTCGACCAGCGGCGTCACCAGGACGACTGGCCGCAGCAGGACAACTACCGCGACGGCTACCGTGACCAGTACGCTCCGGAAGCGGAATCCTCGCAGGCCGGTGACGTCACCGAGTCCGACAGCGTAGGCTTCGATCGTCCGGGACCGGCTCATTCCGCGCCCCACGCCATGACCGACGCCGGGCTTCCGCGTCGCGGCGCCGCCGCGAGCGGCACCAATGGCACGCGTCCCGTGCGGCAGGAAGCGCCGGCACCGGCTCCCACGCAGGAGAGCAACGGCGACAGCGGCTGGCGTTCGCAGAACGACGAGCGCTGGCAGCAG
- a CDS encoding GTP-binding protein, translated as MDFASSEPSRATTSAKIVVAGGFGVGKTTFVGAVSEINPLRTEAVMTSASAGIDDLTHTGDKTTTTVAMDFGRITLDQDLILYLFGTPGQDRFWFMWDDLVRGAIGAVVLVDTRRLADCFPAVDYFENSGLPFVIALNGFDGHQPYTPDEVREALQIGPDAPIITTDARHRADAKSALITLVEHALMARLR; from the coding sequence GTGGACTTCGCAAGCTCTGAACCAAGCCGGGCGACCACCTCCGCGAAGATCGTGGTGGCGGGTGGCTTCGGCGTGGGCAAGACCACGTTCGTGGGTGCCGTCTCGGAGATCAACCCGCTGCGCACGGAGGCCGTCATGACCTCCGCGAGCGCGGGGATCGACGACCTCACGCACACCGGGGACAAGACCACCACCACGGTGGCCATGGACTTCGGACGCATAACCCTGGACCAGGACCTGATCCTGTACCTCTTCGGTACCCCGGGTCAGGACCGCTTCTGGTTCATGTGGGACGACCTGGTGCGCGGTGCCATCGGCGCCGTCGTGCTGGTGGACACCCGCCGGCTCGCCGACTGCTTCCCGGCGGTCGACTACTTCGAGAACAGCGGGCTGCCCTTCGTCATCGCCCTCAACGGCTTCGACGGACACCAGCCGTACACACCGGACGAGGTGCGCGAGGCGCTGCAGATCGGACCGGACGCGCCGATCATCACGACGGACGCCCGGCACCGCGCCGATGCCAAGAGTGCGCTGATCACGCTGGTCGAGCACGCCCTCATGGCACGGCTGCGGTAG
- a CDS encoding DUF742 domain-containing protein codes for MTPPTASHDPYAEPYEDEGDQPLVRPYAMTGGRTRPRYQLAIEALISTTADPAALMGLLPEHQRICHLCREVKSVAEVSALLSMPLGVARILVADLAEAGLVAIHQPGGDENNGGAPDVTLLERVLSGLRKL; via the coding sequence ATGACCCCGCCCACCGCCTCTCATGATCCGTACGCGGAGCCGTACGAGGATGAGGGCGACCAGCCGCTGGTACGTCCGTACGCGATGACCGGCGGCCGGACCCGGCCGCGCTACCAGTTGGCCATCGAGGCCCTGATCAGCACCACGGCCGACCCGGCGGCGCTGATGGGGCTCCTCCCGGAGCACCAGCGCATCTGCCACCTGTGCCGTGAGGTGAAGTCGGTCGCCGAGGTCTCCGCGCTTCTGTCCATGCCCCTGGGCGTGGCCAGGATCCTCGTGGCCGACCTCGCAGAGGCGGGCCTGGTCGCCATCCACCAGCCGGGTGGCGACGAGAACAACGGTGGCGCACCGGACGTGACGCTGCTCGAAAGGGTGCTCAGTGGACTTCGCAAGCTCTGA
- a CDS encoding roadblock/LC7 domain-containing protein, with translation MSQAAQNLNWLITNFVDNTPGVSHTVVVSADGLLLAMSEGFPRDRADQLAAVASGLTSLTAGASRIFEGGDVAQTVVEMERGFLFLMSISDGSSLAVLAHPEADIGLVGYEMALLVDRAGAVLTPDLRAELQGSLLH, from the coding sequence ATGAGCCAAGCGGCACAGAACCTCAACTGGTTGATCACCAACTTCGTGGACAACACCCCTGGGGTGTCCCACACCGTCGTCGTGTCCGCCGACGGCCTTCTGCTGGCCATGTCGGAGGGCTTCCCTCGCGACCGTGCCGACCAGCTGGCGGCCGTCGCGTCGGGTCTCACCTCGCTGACGGCAGGTGCCAGCCGGATCTTCGAGGGCGGCGACGTCGCACAGACCGTGGTGGAGATGGAGCGGGGGTTCCTCTTCCTCATGTCCATCTCGGACGGGTCGTCCCTCGCCGTCCTCGCGCACCCGGAGGCGGACATCGGCCTCGTCGGGTACGAGATGGCGCTCCTGGTCGACCGCGCGGGCGCGGTCCTCACCCCCGACCTGCGCGCCGAACTCCAAGGCAGTCTGCTCCACTGA
- a CDS encoding sensor histidine kinase: MQGRFKRDGSASAEPEHGGTDRGPSPQHAQTQGPAPSVDSGERSGRPAVSASPGAAVPPPPTKKPAKGETGPGSRIALRNWRISTRLVALLTLPVVAATSLGALRISDNMDDIQQLENMRLLTDMTKRATELAHALQEERDQSAGPLAHGAKSTDYTVKGYRDKTDRAAQSFRDASEEIDDQSRDGSLKGVRDNIVQLIRELGTISEVRGTAFQAEGNSTQTVEAYHRLITHLLDLSQDMAEATSNPDMIQSTRALASFSSAKEYASIQRAVLAAALPANNTADADLSDNDRLYADSALESQKSELRSFKSIYGSEPADELLKPIGEGNPTIKASDTYATRALTSATGLASLDKRSYRDWVDDSTTKIQGMRAIETTLLEEMEQKARELRNESESEAIISGALILLVLGVSLVGAFVVARSMIRSLRRLEETATRVAQDRLPELVKQLSESDPQDVDTSVESVGVHSRDEIGQVAAAFDDVHREAVRLAAEQALLRGNVNAMFTNLSRRSQGLIQRQLSLISELESREADPDQLSSLFKLDHLATRMRRNGENLLVLAGEEPGRRWTRPVPLVDVLRAAASEVEQYERIELAAVPTTEVAGRVVNDLVHLLAELLENATSFSSPQTKVKVTGHALPDGRVLIEIHDTGIGLSPEDLAAINERLASPPTVDVSVSRRMGLFVVGRLSQRHGIRIQLRPSDSGGTTALVMLPVDVAQGGKKPAGGKPGPNGPGASGGPAAAQAAAGAAAARRQVQSGGGAFGGGSPNGGAPGGGRLGAGQGPRAALPGRDGGAPGAPRGPQGGPGAPAQGRPAPAGAGFGGPSQGAGQGMQSNGAGQDLFGGSRGTAPGRDQSRQSAPTPPPAPPAAGEQGPRRGRRPQLPPRGGARAELPGGNQPSRPSWSDENAQPPVPRASLDAPRGHDEDPAQQTSRMPRIDDRQGPASTSEFPRPDFDAPAPGGYDPQNTGQFARPNANAQHDTGQFVRPDVYGTNGSGQNNGSQTGQFPAPQAYDGGSTGRHSLPGRPGPESTGQFERPQVNGNGSYGGNTGYGAGQQPPVPQRPQQRPARQEPEALPPATGPGDGRTPLYDTLETNWFHGGPQGRHSTDTPAAAPQQQERPAPAERPQPPSAPQRSASTAWRSSPNDDLVRQAERVRQPAAGGVTTSGLPRRVPKANLVPGTAQQQQHQSGPQVSRAPDDVRGRLTNLRRGIAQGRQAGSGQTGSFPSPTHQQER, encoded by the coding sequence GTGCAGGGACGTTTCAAGAGGGATGGCAGCGCTTCGGCGGAGCCGGAGCACGGCGGGACCGACCGAGGTCCCTCGCCCCAGCACGCCCAGACCCAGGGCCCGGCCCCGTCGGTCGACAGCGGTGAGCGCTCCGGGCGCCCCGCCGTGTCGGCGTCTCCGGGTGCCGCGGTCCCCCCGCCTCCGACGAAGAAGCCGGCCAAGGGCGAGACCGGCCCGGGCTCGCGAATAGCCCTGCGCAACTGGCGTATCTCCACACGCCTCGTCGCGCTGCTGACGCTCCCCGTGGTCGCGGCCACCTCGCTGGGCGCCCTGCGCATCAGCGACAACATGGACGACATCCAGCAGCTGGAGAACATGCGGCTGCTGACGGACATGACGAAGCGGGCCACCGAGCTCGCCCACGCCCTCCAGGAGGAGCGGGACCAGTCCGCCGGTCCGCTCGCCCACGGCGCCAAGTCGACCGACTACACGGTCAAGGGCTACCGCGACAAGACGGACCGCGCCGCGCAGAGCTTCCGCGACGCCTCCGAGGAGATCGACGACCAGAGCCGCGACGGCAGCCTCAAGGGCGTCCGCGACAACATCGTCCAGCTCATCCGCGAGCTCGGCACGATCTCCGAGGTCCGCGGCACCGCGTTCCAGGCCGAAGGCAACTCCACGCAGACCGTGGAGGCCTACCACCGGCTGATCACCCACCTGCTGGACCTCTCCCAGGACATGGCCGAGGCGACCAGCAACCCGGACATGATCCAGAGCACCCGCGCCCTGGCGTCGTTCTCCTCCGCCAAGGAGTACGCCTCCATCCAGCGCGCGGTCCTCGCCGCGGCCCTGCCGGCGAACAACACCGCCGACGCCGACCTCTCGGACAACGACCGCCTCTACGCCGACTCCGCGCTGGAGAGCCAGAAGTCCGAGCTGCGCTCCTTCAAGAGCATCTACGGCAGCGAGCCCGCCGACGAACTGCTCAAGCCCATCGGCGAGGGCAACCCGACGATCAAGGCCAGCGACACCTACGCCACCCGCGCCCTGACCTCGGCCACCGGCCTCGCCTCGCTGGACAAGCGCTCCTACCGGGACTGGGTGGACGACAGCACCACCAAGATCCAGGGCATGCGCGCCATCGAGACCACGCTGCTCGAGGAGATGGAGCAGAAGGCCCGCGAGCTCCGCAACGAGTCGGAGAGCGAAGCGATCATCTCCGGTGCGCTGATCCTGCTCGTGCTCGGTGTGTCGCTGGTCGGCGCGTTCGTCGTGGCCCGCTCCATGATCCGCTCGCTGCGCCGGCTGGAGGAGACCGCCACCCGGGTCGCCCAGGACCGCCTGCCCGAGCTGGTCAAGCAGCTCTCCGAGTCCGACCCGCAGGACGTCGACACCTCCGTCGAGTCCGTCGGTGTGCACTCCCGGGACGAGATCGGCCAGGTGGCCGCGGCCTTCGACGACGTGCACCGCGAGGCGGTCCGCCTCGCCGCCGAGCAGGCCCTTCTGCGGGGCAACGTCAACGCGATGTTCACCAACCTCTCGCGTCGCTCCCAGGGCCTCATCCAGCGTCAGCTCTCGCTCATCTCCGAACTGGAGTCCCGCGAGGCCGACCCGGACCAGCTGTCCTCGCTCTTCAAGCTCGACCACCTCGCGACGCGTATGCGCCGTAACGGTGAGAACCTCCTCGTCCTCGCGGGTGAGGAGCCCGGCCGCCGGTGGACCCGCCCGGTCCCGCTGGTCGACGTGCTCCGCGCCGCCGCGTCCGAGGTGGAGCAGTACGAGCGCATCGAGCTGGCCGCCGTGCCGACCACCGAGGTGGCCGGCCGCGTGGTCAACGACCTCGTGCACCTGCTCGCCGAGCTGCTCGAGAACGCGACCTCCTTCTCCTCGCCGCAGACCAAGGTCAAGGTCACCGGTCACGCGCTGCCCGACGGCCGCGTGCTGATCGAGATCCACGACACCGGTATCGGCCTCTCCCCCGAGGACCTCGCGGCGATCAACGAGCGGCTCGCCTCGCCGCCCACCGTGGACGTGTCCGTCTCCCGCCGCATGGGTCTGTTCGTGGTCGGCCGTCTGTCGCAGCGCCACGGCATCCGCATCCAGCTGCGCCCGTCCGACTCCGGTGGTACGACCGCGCTGGTCATGCTGCCTGTCGACGTCGCCCAGGGCGGCAAGAAGCCGGCCGGCGGCAAGCCCGGCCCGAACGGCCCCGGTGCCTCCGGCGGTCCCGCCGCCGCGCAGGCCGCGGCCGGTGCGGCCGCCGCCCGCCGTCAGGTGCAGTCCGGCGGCGGCGCCTTCGGCGGAGGTTCGCCGAACGGCGGCGCTCCGGGCGGTGGCCGGCTCGGTGCCGGTCAGGGCCCGCGGGCCGCGCTGCCCGGACGTGACGGCGGTGCCCCGGGTGCGCCACGCGGACCGCAGGGCGGTCCCGGTGCTCCCGCGCAGGGCCGGCCGGCTCCGGCCGGTGCCGGCTTCGGCGGCCCCTCGCAGGGCGCCGGCCAGGGCATGCAGAGCAACGGCGCCGGTCAGGACCTCTTCGGCGGCTCCCGCGGGACCGCGCCCGGCCGCGACCAGTCCCGGCAGAGCGCCCCGACGCCCCCGCCGGCTCCGCCCGCCGCCGGCGAGCAGGGCCCCCGCCGTGGCCGCCGGCCGCAGCTGCCGCCGCGCGGCGGCGCGCGGGCCGAGCTGCCGGGCGGCAACCAGCCCTCGCGTCCCAGCTGGAGCGACGAGAACGCGCAGCCGCCCGTGCCGCGTGCCTCCCTCGACGCCCCGCGCGGCCACGACGAGGACCCGGCGCAGCAGACCTCGCGGATGCCGCGGATCGACGACCGGCAGGGCCCGGCCTCCACCTCGGAGTTCCCCCGCCCGGACTTCGACGCCCCGGCCCCGGGCGGATACGACCCGCAGAACACGGGTCAGTTCGCCCGCCCCAACGCCAACGCCCAGCACGACACCGGCCAGTTCGTCCGCCCGGACGTCTACGGCACCAACGGCTCGGGCCAGAACAACGGCTCCCAGACGGGCCAGTTCCCCGCGCCGCAGGCGTACGACGGCGGCTCGACGGGCCGGCACTCCCTGCCGGGCCGCCCGGGCCCCGAGTCCACGGGCCAGTTCGAGCGTCCCCAGGTCAACGGCAACGGGTCGTACGGCGGCAACACCGGCTACGGCGCCGGGCAGCAGCCCCCCGTCCCGCAGCGTCCGCAGCAGCGGCCCGCGCGTCAGGAGCCCGAGGCCCTGCCGCCGGCGACCGGTCCCGGCGACGGCCGTACCCCGCTGTACGACACGCTGGAGACCAACTGGTTCCACGGCGGACCGCAGGGACGCCACAGCACCGACACCCCGGCCGCCGCTCCGCAGCAGCAGGAGCGGCCGGCCCCCGCGGAGCGGCCCCAGCCGCCGTCCGCCCCCCAGCGCTCCGCGTCGACCGCCTGGCGCAGCTCACCGAACGACGACCTCGTCCGGCAGGCTGAACGCGTCAGGCAGCCCGCCGCGGGCGGAGTAACCACCTCCGGCCTGCCGCGCCGGGTGCCCAAGGCGAACCTCGTCCCGGGCACGGCTCAGCAGCAACAGCACCAAAGCGGTCCGCAGGTCTCGCGTGCGCCCGATGACGTACGCGGCCGGCTGACCAATCTTCGTCGGGGCATCGCTCAGGGCCGTCAGGCCGGCAGCGGCCAGACCGGCAGCTTCCCGAGCCCCACTCACCAGCAGGAGCGTTAG
- a CDS encoding fumarylacetoacetate hydrolase family protein, which translates to MRIARFSIDGNVAFGAVEGDRPDELVLDIIKGIPFTDFELSGTKVPLSKVRLLPPVLPNKVVAFGRNYAEHARELGNEVPDAPFAFFKPSTSVIGPGDEIQYPSFTEDLHHEAELAVVIGRLCREVPRERVKDVIFGYTCANDVTARDVQKREKQWARAKGFDSSCPLGPWVETGLDVETASDLTIQLTVNGEQRQLGRTSEMIHSIEDLVVNISEAMTLLPGDVILTGTPAGVGPLHVGDEVAVTIEGIGTLTNKVVKRG; encoded by the coding sequence GTGCGCATCGCCAGATTCTCCATCGACGGGAACGTCGCCTTCGGCGCGGTCGAGGGCGACAGGCCGGACGAACTCGTCCTCGACATCATCAAGGGCATCCCGTTCACGGACTTCGAGCTCTCCGGCACGAAGGTGCCGCTGAGCAAGGTCAGGCTGTTGCCGCCGGTGCTCCCCAACAAGGTCGTGGCCTTCGGCCGCAACTACGCCGAGCACGCCCGTGAACTCGGCAACGAGGTGCCCGACGCCCCGTTCGCCTTCTTCAAGCCCTCCACCTCGGTGATCGGCCCCGGCGACGAGATCCAGTACCCGTCCTTCACCGAGGACCTCCACCACGAGGCGGAACTCGCCGTCGTCATCGGCAGGCTGTGCCGCGAGGTCCCGCGCGAACGCGTCAAGGACGTGATCTTCGGCTACACCTGCGCCAACGACGTCACCGCGCGGGACGTCCAGAAGCGCGAGAAGCAGTGGGCCCGGGCCAAGGGCTTCGACAGCTCCTGTCCGCTCGGCCCCTGGGTGGAGACCGGCCTGGACGTCGAGACGGCGTCCGACCTGACGATCCAGCTCACGGTCAACGGTGAACAGCGCCAGCTCGGCCGCACCAGCGAGATGATCCACTCCATCGAGGACCTGGTCGTCAACATCTCCGAGGCCATGACGCTGCTCCCCGGCGACGTCATCCTCACGGGCACCCCGGCCGGGGTCGGACCCCTGCACGTCGGCGACGAGGTCGCCGTCACCATCGAAGGCATCGGCACTCTCACCAACAAGGTTGTCAAGCGTGGCTAG
- the gltX gene encoding glutamate--tRNA ligase, translating to MASAPSPKSSPPLGQGVPPRVRFCPSPTGNPHVGLVRTALFNWAFAKHHGGTLVFRIEDTDAARDSEESYEQLLDAMRWLGFDWDEGPEVGGPHAPYRQSQRMDIYQDVAAKLLDGGYAYHCYCSQEELDTRREAARAAGKPSGYDGHCRELTDAQVEEYKAQGRTPIVRFRMPDEPITFTDLVRGEITYLPENVPDYGIVRANGAPLYTLVNPVDDALMEITHVLRGEDLLSSTPRQIALYKALADLGIAKRTPAFGHLPYVMGEGNKKLSKRDPQSSLNLYRERGFLPEGLLNYLSLLGWSLSADQDIFSIDEMVAAFEIEDVNPNPARFDLKKCEAINADHIRLLDVKDFAERCRPWLQAPFAPWAPEAFDEAKWQAIAPHAQTRLKVLSEITDNVDFLFLPEPVFDEASWAKAMKEGSDALLRTAREKLEAADWSSAESLKEAVLAAGEAHGLKLGKAQAPVRVAVTGRTVGLPLFESLEVLGKDRTLARIDAALAKLTAA from the coding sequence GTGGCTAGCGCACCCTCCCCCAAGTCCTCACCCCCGCTCGGACAGGGGGTACCCCCGCGCGTCCGTTTCTGCCCCTCACCCACCGGAAACCCCCATGTGGGCCTGGTCCGCACCGCCCTGTTCAACTGGGCGTTCGCCAAGCACCACGGCGGCACCCTGGTCTTCCGCATCGAGGACACCGACGCGGCCCGCGACTCCGAGGAGTCGTACGAACAGCTGCTGGACGCCATGCGCTGGCTGGGCTTCGACTGGGACGAGGGCCCCGAGGTCGGCGGCCCGCACGCGCCGTACCGCCAGTCGCAGCGCATGGACATCTACCAGGACGTCGCGGCCAAGCTCCTCGACGGCGGCTACGCGTACCACTGCTACTGCTCCCAGGAGGAGCTGGACACCCGCCGCGAGGCCGCCCGCGCCGCCGGCAAGCCGTCCGGCTACGACGGGCACTGCCGCGAGCTCACCGACGCCCAGGTCGAGGAGTACAAGGCCCAGGGCCGCACGCCGATCGTCCGCTTCCGGATGCCCGACGAGCCGATCACCTTCACCGACCTGGTCCGCGGCGAGATCACCTACCTCCCGGAGAACGTCCCGGACTACGGCATCGTCCGTGCCAACGGCGCCCCGCTGTACACGCTGGTCAACCCGGTCGACGACGCCCTGATGGAGATCACCCACGTCCTGCGCGGCGAGGACCTGCTCTCCTCCACGCCCCGTCAGATCGCCCTCTACAAGGCGCTCGCCGACCTGGGCATCGCCAAGCGGACCCCGGCCTTCGGCCACCTGCCGTACGTGATGGGCGAGGGCAACAAGAAGCTCTCCAAGCGCGACCCGCAGTCCTCGCTGAACCTGTACCGCGAGCGCGGCTTCCTGCCCGAGGGCCTGCTCAACTACCTCTCGCTGCTCGGCTGGTCGCTCTCCGCCGACCAGGACATCTTCAGCATCGACGAGATGGTCGCGGCCTTCGAGATCGAGGACGTCAACCCGAACCCGGCCCGCTTCGACCTGAAGAAGTGCGAGGCGATCAACGCCGACCACATCCGGCTGCTCGACGTGAAGGACTTCGCCGAGCGCTGCCGCCCGTGGCTCCAGGCCCCCTTCGCCCCGTGGGCCCCGGAGGCGTTCGACGAGGCGAAGTGGCAGGCGATCGCCCCGCACGCGCAGACCCGCCTCAAGGTCCTCTCCGAGATCACCGACAACGTCGACTTCCTGTTCCTGCCGGAGCCGGTCTTCGACGAGGCGTCCTGGGCCAAGGCCATGAAGGAGGGCTCCGACGCCCTGCTGCGCACCGCCCGCGAGAAGCTGGAGGCCGCCGACTGGTCCTCCGCCGAGTCGCTGAAGGAGGCCGTCCTGGCCGCCGGCGAGGCCCACGGCCTCAAGCTCGGCAAGGCCCAGGCCCCGGTCCGCGTCGCCGTCACCGGCCGCACGGTCGGCCTGCCCCTCTTCGAGTCCCTCGAGGTGCTGGGCAAGGACCGGACGCTGGCCCGGATCGACGCGGCGCTCGCGAAGCTGACCGCGGCCTGA